A single Pseudanabaenaceae cyanobacterium SKYG29 DNA region contains:
- a CDS encoding pentapeptide repeat-containing protein, whose product MVNIQYCYQVLEVFPGASWEEINQAYRDLLFIWHPDRIPRDNQRLQQKAEAKLKEINKAREILRSYTYQHSDNRNGQEQRNTDQQARQRRETKRNSGDYSGRDLQGLDLRERDFSGRNFSYANLSYADLSDAFLHKTNFHRANLQGAKLFRSNLLQADFSYANLRETNLIGADLSGANLVYADLRGARIGYGNKIMVKLTGANLKGAQLPPPLLRS is encoded by the coding sequence ATGGTTAACATCCAGTATTGCTATCAGGTGTTGGAAGTATTTCCTGGGGCTTCTTGGGAAGAAATTAACCAGGCTTATAGGGATTTGTTGTTTATTTGGCATCCCGATCGCATCCCTAGGGATAATCAGCGGTTACAACAGAAAGCAGAGGCGAAGCTGAAAGAAATCAATAAAGCGAGGGAGATTCTCCGTTCTTATACTTACCAACACAGTGATAACAGAAACGGGCAAGAGCAGAGAAATACCGATCAGCAGGCCAGACAGCGGAGAGAAACAAAAAGAAACAGTGGTGATTACAGTGGTAGGGATTTACAAGGGTTAGACTTACGGGAGCGGGACTTTTCAGGGCGCAATTTCAGCTATGCCAACCTAAGTTATGCAGATTTGAGTGATGCCTTCCTGCACAAGACCAACTTCCACCGTGCCAATCTCCAGGGAGCAAAACTCTTTCGTTCCAATCTCTTGCAAGCCGATTTTAGTTATGCCAACCTACGGGAGACCAACTTAATTGGTGCTGACCTCAGTGGGGCAAACCTAGTCTATGCTGATCTAAGGGGAGCGCGGATCGGCTACGGTAATAAAATTATGGTGAAGTTGACAGGGGCAAATCTCAAGGGTGCACAGCTGCCTCCTCCGTTACTGCGCAGTTGA
- a CDS encoding bifunctional ADP-heptose synthase, whose protein sequence is MSITTFLPRLQQLKDKLLSHLYQFQGQRVMVVGDLTLDEFMTGSVERVSREAPVLILRHEHTRQVPGGGANAVYNLAKLGGQVLAVGIVGDDEQGRVLRRLLTDAGIDTSGVIVDPDRPTVTKTRISGHSRQSVTQQIVRVDRKSDVRPKPEIEAKLADVILAHLADVRAVVCSDYNEGVFMPQVISAALQHSLTVVDAQQGLPRYQGATIFTPNIPEAERAVGYAVTDNLRQVADDLLQLTQAKKILLTRGEEGMSLFDRESECHIPAFNRTEVFDVTGAGDTVVAALTLTLAAGGDFLEGAILGNLAASIVVRQFGTSTTNITEMEQALLKLLEE, encoded by the coding sequence ATGTCCATAACTACTTTTCTGCCCCGTCTGCAACAGTTGAAAGACAAACTTTTATCGCACCTGTATCAGTTTCAGGGCCAGAGGGTAATGGTCGTGGGGGATTTGACCTTGGATGAGTTTATGACGGGGTCAGTGGAGAGGGTATCGCGGGAAGCGCCAGTGTTAATCTTGCGCCATGAACATACACGCCAAGTGCCAGGGGGAGGAGCAAACGCTGTCTACAATCTAGCGAAACTGGGGGGGCAGGTTTTAGCCGTGGGCATTGTGGGAGATGATGAACAGGGAAGAGTTTTACGCCGCCTCCTCACCGATGCAGGCATAGATACCAGTGGCGTGATTGTTGACCCCGATCGTCCTACGGTCACTAAAACCCGCATTTCTGGACATAGCCGCCAGTCTGTCACCCAACAGATTGTCAGGGTTGATCGCAAATCAGATGTAAGACCTAAACCTGAAATAGAAGCAAAATTAGCAGATGTGATTCTTGCCCATCTGGCTGATGTTAGAGCAGTAGTTTGTTCTGACTACAACGAGGGGGTGTTTATGCCCCAGGTAATTAGTGCGGCTTTACAGCATTCCCTTACTGTGGTAGATGCCCAGCAGGGCTTGCCCCGTTATCAGGGAGCCACAATCTTTACCCCCAATATTCCCGAAGCGGAGAGAGCTGTGGGTTATGCGGTGACGGACAATCTGCGCCAGGTAGCTGATGACCTTCTGCAACTGACACAGGCGAAAAAGATTTTGCTCACCAGGGGGGAGGAGGGGATGAGTCTATTTGACCGTGAAAGTGAGTGCCATATTCCCGCCTTCAATCGCACGGAGGTGTTTGATGTCACAGGGGCAGGGGATACAGTAGTAGCGGCTTTGACACTGACTTTGGCAGCGGGGGGGGACTTTTTGGAGGGGGCAATTTTAGGGAATTTGGCGGCTAGTATTGTAGTGCGACAATTTGGTACTTCCACGACTAACATAACTGAAATGGAACAGGCTTTGCTGAAGTTGTTGGAGGAATAG
- a CDS encoding rhodanese-related sulfurtransferase codes for MTKPIVVSTFYHFAPFSDYQEWQPKLKELCDAWQLRGTILLAAEGINATIAGSREGIDRVVNFIKSDDRFKTMETKEGKTDIIPFGRMKVRLKKEIIKLGIPSLDPLAQGGEYVDAQAWNDLISDPEVVLIDTRNEYEVEMGTFKGAIDPHLDSFGEFPQYVETHLKPNPPKKVAMFCTGGIRCEKASAYLKQQGFSEVYQLKGGILKYLEVVPPQKSLWRGKCFVFDERVAVDHSDFQ; via the coding sequence ATGACAAAACCGATCGTTGTTTCTACTTTCTATCACTTTGCTCCTTTTTCTGACTATCAAGAATGGCAACCAAAACTCAAAGAACTCTGCGATGCCTGGCAACTGCGGGGTACAATTTTACTGGCAGCAGAAGGAATAAATGCCACCATAGCAGGGAGTCGCGAAGGCATAGACAGAGTAGTTAATTTTATCAAGAGTGATGACAGATTCAAAACGATGGAGACGAAAGAAGGGAAAACAGACATCATTCCCTTTGGCAGGATGAAGGTCAGACTGAAAAAGGAAATTATCAAACTAGGAATTCCCAGTCTTGATCCTCTAGCCCAGGGAGGTGAATATGTGGATGCCCAGGCGTGGAATGATTTAATCTCTGACCCTGAAGTTGTGTTAATCGATACTCGCAATGAATATGAGGTGGAGATGGGGACATTCAAGGGGGCGATCGATCCCCATTTGGATAGTTTTGGCGAGTTTCCCCAGTATGTAGAAACCCATCTCAAGCCCAATCCCCCTAAAAAAGTGGCTATGTTTTGTACTGGTGGCATTCGCTGTGAGAAAGCTAGTGCCTACCTCAAACAACAGGGTTTTTCAGAGGTCTATCAACTCAAGGGTGGTATTTTGAAATATCTGGAAGTAGTTCCCCCCCAAAAGAGTTTATGGCGCGGCAAATGTTTTGTCTTTGATGAACGCGTGGCTGTCGATCACAGTGATTTTCAATAG
- a CDS encoding UvrD-helicase domain-containing protein, translating into MQLSFLQHLNPSQRRAVLHRDGALLVVAGAGSGKTRTLTCRLAHLLLAEAVDPEEILAVTFTNKAAKEMKTRLENLLLETQLKPGIKPEELSPQEQTQTRSIVYKKYTKHLWIGTFHSLCARMLRFDIEKYQTGDGRRWSRNFVIYDESDVQALIKEIVTKDLNLDEKKFDPRSIRYAISGAKNRGWTPQNYRQQEKGYRVETIYQVYRLYQDRLLQNNALDFDDLIFVPVQLFRQQEKVLQYWHNRFRHILVDEYQDTNRTQYELLRLLVTNNQGTVVDWTNRSVFAVGDADQSIYSFRLADFTILLEFQDTFGDGLPDDQTQTMIKLEENYRSVANILQAANALIKNNTQRIDKVLRPTRREGDVIRYYNAFDEVEEARYVVDRIKEHIRGGGKAGDCAILYRTNAQSRVFEEVLVRQNINYRVVGGMRFYDRKEIKDILAYLRVIVNPQDNVSLLRIINVPKRGIGKETVNKLMDKALELELSLFEFLQQEEAVKLIASRAFRSIQAFVQQICRWQDKQTTTKARDLIREVIIESGYQNELQQEGTEEAIDRLNNLQELVNAAGQYADENEDDSLTGFLASASLSSAEESSGEAETKVNLMTLHGSKGLEFPVVFLVGLEQGLFPSYRALDNPADLEEERRLMYVGITRAQEKLYLTSAQERRLYGNSQYAEISQFLAELPVELILEEGKPQRQSSKVIPLRPQAKVIPAEWQIGDRVKHPTMGIGVVEKIIGSGKTFSLVVKFPPNTKQILLPNSVQKLS; encoded by the coding sequence ATGCAGCTTTCTTTCCTCCAACACCTTAACCCCTCCCAACGACGGGCTGTTTTACACCGAGATGGAGCATTACTAGTCGTAGCCGGAGCAGGGTCAGGGAAAACCCGCACTCTCACCTGTCGCCTTGCCCACCTGCTGTTGGCAGAAGCTGTTGACCCTGAAGAAATACTGGCTGTTACTTTTACTAATAAAGCCGCTAAGGAGATGAAAACGCGGTTGGAAAATCTCCTCCTGGAAACACAACTAAAACCTGGTATAAAGCCAGAGGAGCTTAGTCCCCAAGAGCAAACCCAAACCCGCTCGATCGTTTACAAAAAATACACTAAACATCTGTGGATTGGCACATTTCACAGTTTGTGTGCGCGGATGTTGCGGTTTGACATTGAGAAGTACCAGACAGGGGATGGTAGGAGGTGGTCACGCAATTTTGTCATTTACGATGAAAGTGATGTGCAGGCGCTCATCAAAGAGATTGTCACTAAAGACCTCAATTTAGATGAAAAAAAGTTTGACCCCCGATCGATTCGCTATGCCATCAGTGGGGCAAAAAACCGTGGTTGGACTCCCCAGAACTATCGGCAGCAGGAAAAGGGTTATCGGGTGGAAACTATCTATCAAGTCTATCGCCTCTACCAAGACCGCCTGCTACAGAATAATGCCCTGGATTTTGATGATTTAATCTTTGTCCCTGTACAACTGTTCCGCCAACAGGAAAAGGTCTTGCAGTACTGGCACAACCGCTTCCGCCACATCTTGGTTGACGAATATCAAGACACCAATCGCACCCAGTATGAATTGCTGCGCCTGTTAGTTACTAACAACCAGGGTACAGTAGTCGATTGGACAAACCGATCGGTGTTTGCGGTGGGGGATGCAGACCAGAGCATTTATTCCTTTCGTTTAGCTGATTTTACCATTCTGTTAGAATTTCAAGACACCTTTGGCGATGGATTGCCTGATGACCAAACTCAAACGATGATCAAATTGGAAGAGAATTACCGATCGGTGGCTAATATTCTCCAGGCGGCTAATGCTCTGATTAAAAACAACACCCAAAGAATAGATAAAGTGCTGCGACCGACTAGAAGAGAAGGGGATGTCATCCGTTACTACAATGCCTTTGATGAAGTGGAAGAAGCGAGATACGTTGTCGATCGGATCAAAGAACATATCCGCGGGGGAGGCAAAGCGGGAGATTGTGCTATTCTCTACCGCACCAACGCTCAGTCCCGTGTGTTTGAAGAAGTCCTAGTCCGTCAAAACATTAACTACCGTGTGGTAGGGGGCATGCGTTTCTACGACCGCAAAGAAATCAAGGACATCCTGGCTTACCTGCGTGTAATTGTCAATCCCCAGGACAATGTGAGTTTACTGCGCATCATCAACGTTCCCAAACGGGGTATTGGCAAAGAAACTGTCAATAAACTAATGGACAAAGCTCTGGAATTAGAATTATCTCTGTTTGAATTTCTCCAACAGGAGGAGGCAGTCAAACTAATTGCCAGTAGAGCCTTCCGATCGATTCAAGCCTTTGTGCAACAGATTTGCCGCTGGCAAGACAAACAGACAACCACAAAAGCCAGGGATTTGATTCGGGAAGTAATTATTGAATCAGGCTATCAAAATGAACTGCAACAGGAGGGGACAGAAGAAGCTATCGATCGGTTGAACAACCTGCAGGAGCTGGTTAATGCTGCTGGGCAATACGCAGACGAAAACGAAGATGATTCCCTAACAGGCTTTCTAGCCAGTGCCAGTCTAAGTTCCGCAGAAGAAAGTAGTGGAGAAGCCGAGACTAAAGTGAATCTAATGACCTTACATGGGTCTAAGGGATTGGAATTTCCCGTAGTATTCTTGGTGGGGTTAGAACAGGGCTTATTCCCCAGCTACAGAGCCTTAGACAATCCCGCTGACCTAGAAGAAGAAAGACGACTCATGTATGTGGGTATCACACGTGCCCAGGAAAAGCTCTATCTTACCTCCGCCCAGGAAAGAAGGTTGTATGGCAACTCCCAATATGCCGAGATTTCCCAATTTCTTGCCGAACTGCCAGTTGAACTAATCCTAGAAGAAGGCAAACCTCAGCGCCAATCATCTAAAGTTATTCCCCTCCGCCCTCAAGCCAAAGTCATCCCCGCGGAATGGCAAATTGGCGATCGGGTCAAGCATCCAACTATGGGAATAGGAGTAGTGGAAAAGATCATCGGCTCTGGTAAAACTTTCTCTCTGGTGGTCAAATTCCCCCCCAATACCAAACAAATTCTCCTTCCTAACTCAGTGCAAAAATTGAGCTAA
- the phoU gene encoding phosphate signaling complex protein PhoU codes for MLDFTTRKQDYERRVRLVQEDVLRMGALVENSFWLAQAALFERNLAAAEQIPQQDKQIDRYYRAIEQECLHLIALGGSNASNLRLLAAIMHLVRDLERIGDYAKNLGEIAIKLMPYHMPPFMTKIGLMCQRSRSMLAMSLWALANLDREQAEQVKTRDDAVDDDFDQLFQLLVAEEREKRETLLLLVLVIHHLERMADHATNIGQRVAYIVTGVRG; via the coding sequence ATGTTGGATTTTACTACTAGAAAACAGGATTACGAACGCCGCGTCCGTCTAGTGCAGGAAGATGTGCTGCGCATGGGAGCCTTGGTGGAAAATTCTTTTTGGTTAGCGCAGGCAGCTTTATTTGAACGCAATCTTGCCGCTGCCGAACAGATACCCCAACAGGATAAGCAAATCGATCGTTATTATCGTGCCATTGAGCAGGAATGCCTCCATTTGATTGCTCTCGGGGGGAGCAATGCCAGCAATTTACGGCTATTGGCAGCTATCATGCATCTGGTGCGGGATTTGGAACGGATTGGCGACTATGCCAAAAATTTGGGGGAGATTGCCATCAAGTTGATGCCCTACCATATGCCCCCGTTCATGACCAAAATTGGGTTGATGTGCCAGCGGTCTCGATCGATGTTGGCAATGAGCTTATGGGCACTAGCAAATTTGGACCGGGAACAGGCAGAGCAAGTCAAAACGCGCGATGATGCCGTAGACGATGACTTTGACCAATTATTTCAACTCCTAGTGGCAGAGGAGAGGGAAAAGAGAGAAACCTTGTTGTTGCTGGTATTGGTAATTCATCACTTGGAGAGGATGGCAGACCATGCCACAAATATTGGGCAACGGGTAGCTTACATTGTCACAGGCGTAAGGGGATGA
- a CDS encoding PDZ domain-containing protein: MKFSYTLSVVPEERLLAVEIRVENWGQGELPLKMPVWTPGSYLVREYSRLVQGFRVMDGDGRTLPWQKVSKNEWRVQTAQVSLVIVNYLVFAHDLSVRTNHVDLTHAYCNGAATFMYIPGYEHHSTELQVILPRSDWRVATALRPVGENVYAVPNYHTLVDAPIEMGRHARADFLAVDKPHHWVVWGEGKYDLGQMVTDTTKIVATTCQLWGEVPYEDYWFLLHLSTTGNGGLEHKNCCSLNYNPLNLKGEGYFKFMNLVAHEYFHAWNVTRLRPREFLTLDYDRENYTTLLWFAEGVTSYYDQLIPLRAGIYDRQYFYKAIGDSITRYQHTPGRWEQTLADASFDTWIKLYRPDANSQNVQVSYYLKGELVAMLLDLQLRGYYGRSLDEVLRLAWVEYKSRGYTEADIFYIVERLADENLVQWLRLAIHSFMDLDFNYCFAPFGLEVVPVPSSLPHLGLTVKDTNGRPIVQYVEAKSPAQRAGINPGDELVAIDGFRVTDLTDRLRQYSAGDTIMVTVFQRDYLQNYFVKLETAPPERYNLVPVTNPTPEQVQKLEEWLKPLPSLHQC, from the coding sequence ATGAAGTTTAGTTACACCCTTAGCGTTGTCCCAGAAGAGCGCCTGCTGGCGGTGGAGATCAGAGTGGAGAACTGGGGGCAAGGGGAACTACCCCTTAAGATGCCCGTGTGGACTCCTGGTTCCTATTTGGTGCGGGAGTATAGCCGTTTGGTGCAGGGGTTTCGGGTCATGGATGGGGATGGTCGTACCCTCCCCTGGCAGAAGGTGAGCAAAAATGAGTGGCGGGTTCAAACAGCACAGGTATCCCTGGTGATTGTTAACTATCTAGTCTTTGCCCATGACCTTTCGGTGCGCACTAACCATGTGGATTTGACCCACGCCTATTGTAATGGGGCAGCCACATTTATGTATATCCCTGGCTATGAACACCACAGCACAGAATTACAGGTCATCTTGCCCCGATCGGATTGGCGGGTTGCTACTGCTCTGCGCCCGGTGGGGGAGAATGTCTATGCTGTACCTAACTACCATACCCTGGTGGATGCGCCGATCGAGATGGGTCGCCATGCCCGCGCGGATTTTCTAGCTGTAGATAAACCCCACCACTGGGTGGTTTGGGGCGAAGGCAAGTACGACCTAGGGCAGATGGTTACGGATACCACCAAAATTGTTGCCACTACTTGTCAGTTGTGGGGAGAAGTGCCCTACGAGGATTACTGGTTTTTGCTGCACCTCTCCACTACGGGGAATGGCGGGTTGGAGCATAAAAATTGCTGTTCCCTCAATTACAATCCCCTCAATCTCAAGGGGGAAGGCTACTTTAAGTTCATGAATCTAGTTGCCCATGAGTATTTCCACGCTTGGAATGTTACTCGCTTGCGCCCCAGGGAATTTCTTACCCTCGATTATGACCGCGAAAACTACACCACCCTCCTGTGGTTTGCTGAAGGGGTAACTAGTTATTATGATCAGCTGATTCCCTTGCGAGCGGGGATTTACGACCGGCAGTATTTTTACAAAGCGATCGGTGACAGTATTACTCGTTACCAACATACGCCGGGACGCTGGGAGCAGACACTAGCAGATGCCAGTTTTGATACTTGGATCAAGCTCTATCGCCCGGATGCCAATAGCCAAAATGTTCAGGTCTCCTACTACCTCAAAGGGGAGTTGGTAGCGATGTTATTAGATTTGCAGCTGCGAGGTTACTACGGGCGGAGTTTGGATGAGGTTTTGCGCCTTGCCTGGGTAGAGTACAAGTCCCGCGGCTATACAGAGGCGGACATTTTTTATATTGTGGAGCGGCTAGCGGATGAAAATTTGGTGCAGTGGCTGCGTTTAGCTATCCATAGTTTCATGGACTTGGATTTCAACTATTGTTTTGCTCCCTTTGGTTTGGAAGTTGTACCGGTTCCCTCCTCCTTACCCCACCTGGGCCTGACAGTTAAAGACACCAACGGTAGACCGATCGTGCAGTACGTAGAAGCAAAAAGTCCCGCCCAGCGGGCAGGTATCAACCCAGGAGATGAACTGGTAGCGATCGATGGTTTTCGGGTGACAGACTTGACCGATCGGTTACGGCAGTATAGTGCGGGGGACACCATCATGGTCACCGTTTTCCAGCGGGACTATTTGCAGAATTATTTTGTCAAGTTGGAAACTGCCCCTCCTGAAAGATATAACTTGGTGCCTGTGACCAATCCCACGCCTGAGCAAGTGCAAAAGTTGGAAGAGTGGCTCAAGCCATTACCATCCCTCCATCAATGTTGA
- a CDS encoding Ppx/GppA family phosphatase, whose protein sequence is MGERILAAIDVGTNSIHMVIAQINEQLPTFTIISTEKETVRLGKGKGERGELNAQAMDRALVTLGRFRQICHTLGVTDIVAAATSAVREAPNGQEFIDRILHQTGIPVDLISGQEEARLIYLGVLSAMELNHQPHLIIDIGGGSTELILGDGHAPQYLSSSKVGAVRLTEMFVHSDPISNYEFEQLRSYIQGVIERPIEELQTLLKDAKPRLVGCSGTIEAVLSLFAQETTGTIPSPLQGYTVSVEAVSAMVQLLKRANLAERVLLVGQKRAEIVLAGATILWQVMQELELPQITYCQAALREGLIVDWMIRNGLIEDRWRYQSSVRERSVLKLAHKYQVNLPYGKHVAKLALSLFDQTKGTLHRWGTEERQLLWAAAILHNCGHFVSHAEHHKHSYYLIRHGELLGYTESELEVIANLARYHRKSEPKRKHENFQHLTPRQQLFVNQICPLLRLAVALDRRQIGAIEDVKITIDGSTCHLKIFPRHPEDPCTLELWSLQYKKELFEQYYRLTLAVSVDLNCAVTEEAAVHP, encoded by the coding sequence ATGGGAGAACGCATTTTAGCCGCTATCGATGTAGGCACCAACTCAATCCACATGGTCATCGCTCAGATTAACGAGCAACTGCCCACTTTTACCATCATCTCCACGGAAAAGGAGACCGTCAGGTTAGGGAAAGGAAAAGGAGAGCGGGGGGAACTCAATGCCCAAGCTATGGACAGGGCTTTGGTGACCCTGGGACGTTTTCGCCAGATTTGCCATACGCTGGGTGTAACAGATATTGTAGCAGCTGCTACCAGTGCCGTCAGGGAAGCCCCCAACGGGCAGGAGTTCATTGACCGTATCTTGCACCAAACTGGTATTCCTGTCGATCTCATCTCTGGACAAGAGGAGGCACGTTTAATTTATCTCGGTGTCCTCTCGGCGATGGAACTCAACCATCAACCCCATCTGATCATCGACATCGGTGGCGGTTCTACAGAACTAATTTTAGGGGATGGGCATGCTCCCCAATACCTCAGCAGTAGCAAGGTGGGCGCGGTCCGCCTGACAGAGATGTTTGTCCACTCTGACCCTATCTCTAACTATGAGTTTGAGCAACTGCGCAGCTACATCCAAGGTGTAATTGAGCGACCGATCGAGGAACTACAAACCTTGCTCAAGGATGCTAAGCCCAGACTGGTGGGCTGTTCCGGCACGATCGAGGCAGTATTGAGTTTGTTCGCTCAGGAAACTACGGGTACAATTCCCAGTCCCCTGCAGGGGTACACTGTGTCTGTGGAAGCAGTCTCAGCCATGGTGCAGTTGCTGAAACGAGCGAATCTGGCAGAGCGGGTGTTGTTGGTGGGACAAAAGCGAGCAGAGATTGTCCTAGCCGGAGCGACGATTCTGTGGCAAGTGATGCAGGAATTAGAACTACCCCAGATTACCTACTGTCAGGCAGCTTTGCGGGAAGGCTTGATTGTCGATTGGATGATCCGCAATGGTTTAATTGAAGACCGCTGGCGCTATCAAAGTTCCGTACGGGAAAGGAGTGTCCTCAAGCTTGCCCATAAGTACCAAGTCAATTTGCCCTACGGCAAACATGTAGCTAAACTAGCTCTCAGTTTGTTTGACCAAACGAAAGGAACTTTACATCGTTGGGGCACAGAAGAAAGACAACTCCTGTGGGCAGCGGCAATCTTGCACAACTGTGGTCATTTTGTCAGCCACGCGGAACATCACAAACACTCCTACTATCTCATCCGCCACGGAGAGTTACTGGGCTATACAGAGTCGGAACTAGAGGTAATTGCCAATCTTGCCCGTTATCACCGTAAAAGTGAACCGAAGCGTAAACATGAAAATTTCCAACACCTCACCCCCCGCCAACAATTATTTGTCAATCAAATTTGCCCTCTGTTACGCTTAGCCGTTGCCCTCGATCGGCGGCAGATTGGTGCTATTGAGGACGTAAAAATAACCATCGATGGTTCCACTTGTCACTTAAAAATTTTCCCCCGTCACCCCGAAGACCCCTGCACTCTGGAGTTATGGAGCTTACAGTACAAAAAAGAGTTGTTCGAGCAATATTACCGTCTGACTTTGGCAGTGTCTGTTGACCTCAACTGCGCAGTAACGGAGGAGGCAGCTGTGCACCCTTGA
- the fabG gene encoding 3-oxoacyl-[acyl-carrier-protein] reductase, with protein sequence MTKVALVTGGSRGIGRAICLTLAQEGVSVAINYASSSQLAEELVSKIVSAGGAALAVQADVSQPDQVEGMVKAVLDQWGRIDILVNNAGITRDRLLLRMKLEDWQEVINLNLTGVFLCTSAVSKIMLKQKAGRIINIASIAGVMGNAGQANYSAAKAGVIGFTRSVARELASRGITVNAIAPGFITTDMTAVLGEDIVKQVLQQIPLGRFGTVEEVADLVRFLALSTAGNYITGQVFNIDGGMVMA encoded by the coding sequence ATGACCAAAGTAGCGTTGGTAACGGGTGGCAGTCGGGGTATCGGCAGGGCAATTTGTCTGACTCTTGCCCAGGAGGGAGTGAGTGTAGCCATCAATTACGCCAGTTCTAGTCAGTTAGCAGAGGAATTAGTCAGCAAGATTGTTAGCGCAGGGGGAGCAGCCCTAGCCGTGCAAGCTGACGTGTCCCAGCCAGATCAGGTGGAGGGGATGGTAAAAGCAGTGCTAGACCAGTGGGGCAGGATTGATATTTTGGTGAACAATGCTGGGATTACCCGCGATCGTCTCCTGCTGCGCATGAAATTAGAAGACTGGCAAGAAGTAATCAACCTGAATTTGACGGGGGTATTTCTCTGTACCAGCGCCGTAAGCAAAATCATGCTCAAGCAAAAGGCGGGGCGGATTATCAACATTGCTTCTATTGCCGGCGTGATGGGGAATGCAGGTCAAGCTAACTACAGTGCCGCCAAAGCAGGTGTAATTGGTTTTACGCGCTCAGTTGCCAGGGAGTTAGCCAGTCGTGGTATTACAGTCAACGCTATTGCCCCTGGGTTCATCACTACAGATATGACAGCAGTCCTTGGCGAAGACATCGTTAAGCAAGTACTGCAGCAAATTCCCCTGGGTCGTTTCGGTACAGTAGAAGAAGTCGCCGATTTGGTGCGCTTCCTTGCCCTTTCTACAGCTGGCAACTACATCACCGGTCAGGTCTTCAACATTGATGGAGGGATGGTAATGGCTTGA
- a CDS encoding type 1 glutamine amidotransferase gives MRIHYLQHVPFEGLGSIETWATDRGYTLCVTRLYQDDPLPNPAAFDWLIVLGGPMNIYEEDRYPWLRREKEFIGKAIGADKVVIGICLGAQLLADVLGGRVEKNREKEIGWFPVQLTATARTFPPFANLPQEFMAFHWHGDTFTIPPNCTLLASSAGCLHQAFSYGNKVLGLQFHLESTPNSVQALVNNCSDELVPGKYIQSPPEMMGHTDRFRAINRIMAQILSQLAS, from the coding sequence ATGCGCATCCACTACCTGCAACACGTGCCCTTTGAAGGTTTAGGCAGCATAGAAACCTGGGCAACCGATCGGGGCTATACTCTGTGTGTCACTAGGCTCTACCAAGATGATCCCCTGCCAAACCCTGCAGCCTTTGATTGGTTGATCGTCCTTGGTGGTCCCATGAACATCTATGAAGAAGACCGCTATCCCTGGTTGAGGCGAGAAAAGGAGTTTATAGGAAAAGCGATCGGGGCAGACAAGGTAGTGATTGGTATTTGTTTGGGGGCACAATTGCTGGCGGATGTGCTGGGGGGCAGGGTGGAAAAGAACAGGGAGAAAGAGATTGGTTGGTTTCCCGTTCAGCTGACAGCAACAGCGAGGACGTTTCCCCCCTTTGCCAATTTACCCCAGGAATTTATGGCTTTCCACTGGCACGGCGATACGTTTACCATTCCCCCCAATTGTACCCTTCTCGCTTCTAGCGCAGGTTGCCTCCATCAGGCTTTCAGTTACGGCAACAAGGTACTGGGCTTGCAATTCCACCTCGAATCTACCCCGAACAGTGTCCAGGCTCTGGTCAATAACTGCAGCGATGAACTAGTCCCAGGTAAGTACATCCAATCCCCCCCTGAGATGATGGGGCATACCGATCGCTTTAGGGCAATCAACCGGATTATGGCGCAAATCCTCTCCCAGCTTGCCTCCTAG